The following is a genomic window from Calypte anna isolate BGI_N300 chromosome 7, bCalAnn1_v1.p, whole genome shotgun sequence.
ATGCTTAAGTTATCTGAAAACAGTATCTTTTGATCTGAGAAAGGTACCTGTGAGAATGATTTGttactttctgtattttcatgcaGGCCAGCTTTTCTTTAACACAGAGCCCACTGGTTGGAACTATGCCATCAACCCCTGGAACAGGTAAATGTCCTGTCAAAATACATAGTCTACTTTCTTACTGCTTTCCTTAACAGACAAAAGTCATCACTGTTCAAGCAACATCAACTCATTACTAATTTGTGAATGATTTGCATCTTTATTTGCTAGCTTTTCAAAAGGCATGTGGATAGGAAACACTTTTCCACTCTGTTTCTGTCTGAAATTCAGTCAACTCCTTATTCAGAATTTGTGGTTGAACTGAGCACAGAGGTTGCTGTACTTGAGCTAAGCAGCTGAGATTGAGGTGTTGCTTTCAGTCTTCATAAGGTTTCCCATCTTACTCACAAAGCCATGGCTTCCTGCCAAGCTTAATTCTGCTGTTATGTTCCTATTTAACGTCTGTATTAAGCTGCTGGTGTTTAGAGGTCAAGGAGAAACTGAAGTTGCCTGTCATCAATCTCACTAGCATGGTGTCAGAACCAGTTTACTGTTTGGCTGTGTCTGCAGATTGACTGCCATCAAACTCTTCCATATGCAAGTGCAATGCTGCTTGATGCTGCATCTATTTGTCGACTATAGGCTCTTAAGCTTATCTTAAGTCTTGCAAAAGCTAGTTGGTAAACAGAACCCTTTCAATTTAACAGCTTCAGGCATGTTCAGTCCTGCAAGTATTGGGCAACCTAGGAAGACTACTCTATCTCCTGCTCAGCTAGATCCTTTTTATACTCAAGGTGGTTCCCTGACTTTAGAAGATCACCTTGATGACACATGGGTAACTGTATTTGGGTAAGTTGATGTCTAAAGTATTAGAATGTGGATGAAGTCTTCACCATATGAAAAGAGGTACTTGGATGTTACTGTTGCCTGATGCTCCTAGGTTCTGCAGGGAATACAACTATAGTTAGAATCAgcaaatatatgtattttagtGGAGCACCTTAACTTAAGCTACACGGTAGTTTTTTCAAGTTAGAAATGCAGTATTCTGCCATGGTGAAGTGCCTAGAAGGATAATATTACTCAGGTTGCTGATTCCAAAATGAGATTAACACACTGGTCTCTTTTGGGTTTGTAAACCCCCTTAATGACATTGTATTTTAACAGCAGAATTCTAGACTACTCATAATTTGAGGGggtattttttctgtctttcagattTCCTCAAGCATCAGCTTCATATATTCTTCTACAGTTTGCTCAGTATGGAAACATATTAAAGCATGTGGTATGTCTTTAGTTTGATAATGTCTTGAAAACATTCTGGCTTATTCTTTAAAAGACTAAATTTCACAATTGTCACTGTATGCCACACAGATGTCCAACACAGGAAACTGGATGCATATTCGATATCAGTCTCAGCTTCAAGCCCGGAAGGCCTTaagcaaagatggaaaaatttTTGGTGAATCTATCATGATTGGTGTAAAGCCTTGTATAGACAAAGTAAGTTaacagctgcttttatttaaacataatCACTTTGCTTTGGggctttctctttgttttccctgacttctttaatttttaatttttggattGCAGCACATAGGTAGTTCAGCTATACAGGTAGTGCCTATTTTACCTTATGTGAGTTTTTCTGGAGTATTTCACAAAATTTCCTACTGAGAAGGATCATTATAGGAGATGTTTGTGCTTGAAGTTGCAGTGCACAGAATTATATTGCTGTTTTTCAAATTATGCTGACATTTAGTACATACAGTGAACAGACTACAAGCTCCCATGACTTTGCAGTGACATAATCCCAAATACAGATGATTGCAGTGAGGTAATGCTTGGTAATGATGTTTGTGTGCTCTGCACTGTCAGGCACAGTTTACCTGTGGATTTTGCTTACTTTGAGGGGTGAATGTATTTTATCAGATAAATCTAGATAATAGAGGttgaaatactgctttttgaCTCTTCATTAACCCTCTTTTTAAGAGTGTGATGGCAAACTTTGAAAGAAGCTCTACATCTTCAGTGTCTTCAGTTTTCACTCCACCTACAAAATCTGTCAGCACACCAGTTCAACCTGCAAATAATACTACAAGGATCTCTACAATGAGACCTCTTGCAACAGCATATAAAGCTTCCACTAGTGACTATCAGGTATTTTAAGGCAAACAGAAGTATGTCTTTCTTTCTGCTAACTCCCCTTAGTTGTATGAGGCTGTATCCACATTAACTTCATTGTGACCTGAGCCTGTATCTTCTCCTGTCATTTCTTTAAAGATGTACTTTGAATACTAATTTACTCAGTCTCCACcgtaaaactaataaaaaataatgaattaattaCCTGTAATTTTTAGAGGTTAGGGTCTTGTTTTGGGTATCTTTCAAACATATTTTGTCAAAATAAAGTAGCActcagaaatgaaaagaaaaaaactagtATAAAAAATTTACCTTTATGttaactgcttttctttgttttctttcttcctcttcccacccCCATCTCCCTGCCTTCTAGGTGGTTTCTGACAGACAGACTCCTAGGAAAGATGAAAGTATTGTATCTAAAGCAATGGAATACGTGTTTGGCTGGTAATAAGTGGAAGTGACACCTGAAGTATGCTACTGGCATCTGTGGTTAGTTGTATAACTATTGGTGgcagtattttaatttacatcTCACCTCTTATGCATTCAGTTAATTCAGCAAACATGTAGCTTGCACTTTAAGTGATGGTAAAATACACGGTTTTAAAGCTAAGTGAGTGTAAATACAAgtgcttttttcccatttgtgcTCTGATTGCATGAttgtagaaaaaatattaccaCTGACTTATCCT
Proteins encoded in this region:
- the NUP35 gene encoding nucleoporin NUP35, with protein sequence MATFAMEAPPAGAEPMTLGSPTSPKPGASAQFLPGFLMGDLPAPVTPQPRTLSGPSVGVMEMRSPLLAGGSPPQPVVPTHKDKSGAPPVRSIYDELSSPGLGSTPLTSRRPASFSLTQSPLVGTMPSTPGTASGMFSPASIGQPRKTTLSPAQLDPFYTQGGSLTLEDHLDDTWVTVFGFPQASASYILLQFAQYGNILKHVMSNTGNWMHIRYQSQLQARKALSKDGKIFGESIMIGVKPCIDKSVMANFERSSTSSVSSVFTPPTKSVSTPVQPANNTTRISTMRPLATAYKASTSDYQVVSDRQTPRKDESIVSKAMEYVFGW